In Polynucleobacter arcticus, the following proteins share a genomic window:
- a CDS encoding helix-turn-helix domain-containing protein, with product MSQIVFGEKCGFYQTYLSRIENGGANPTINAIEVIAKALGLSFFELLDLVKLRIEQASLR from the coding sequence ATGAGTCAAATTGTGTTTGGTGAAAAATGTGGGTTTTATCAAACCTACTTAAGCCGCATAGAGAATGGGGGCGCCAATCCAACCATAAACGCCATAGAAGTGATCGCAAAGGCCCTTGGCCTATCCTTCTTTGAGCTTCTGGATCTTGTCAAACTTAGAATTGAACAAGCATCTCTGCGTTGA
- a CDS encoding VIT and vWA domain-containing protein, translating into MTFQNTTSLLFERNQLMALQSVKATGIVQGLVLEMTIRQEYQNCTQDNLEASYTFPMGWGASFMDLHVEIAGKRLRGLVIEKQAAITGYEKAIADGDTPIMLEKNSEGIYTASLGNLKPGEAATIEYRYAQLLQVEEGCARICLPTTIAPRYGKEHFGGIQEHQSTQADMLVQYPLTLSLLLSGGTEKCTIESPSHHIDVTQNTSGTIVELTRDGFLDRDFILNLSGLKNQSFYMIAPDKHMGSEACTVLANFNPNIDNDKFAQPVALKILVDCSGSMNGDSIESAKEALHQVLISLNPDDQLSYSQFGDTVEHAFEGLQSATPFNVAAASIFVSNTQANMGGTQIEYALLSTFRLKENDAQADILLITDGEVWDTDNIIKAAKQSGQRIFAIGVGNAPAETLLQELAEATGGACELVPPNGDIQTAITRMFHRLRQPRARDIQIDWGHEEKPEWVSGISTAIFNLNTSHIFAGFKTPPQNPATLSFQLGSNPKRYSVQASTLVQSDSNIISRLGAAQRLRAMSEENQTALALSYQLVTRNTNYLLTHIRPEDEKVSELPELQRVTQMLAAGWGGTGASKGIDRPAVLFSRGRQSTTNALQSSPRVFRSATSSKISLKDAGEACDLLNDFAPPIKVGHQKTQRPLTLDEIISIANKWIQNPADIEKFIRLIDAQLRDANLTSLLNQLSPLLSDKDAWTVILSWLLIDSRTKGKWKPKTRLAIEAMANELPMGQLKTSLTIVNLCLGTLFETTLPIKAKSAWSPINWLRKLAE; encoded by the coding sequence ATGACCTTTCAAAATACAACCTCACTGCTTTTTGAGCGCAATCAATTAATGGCGCTGCAATCAGTTAAAGCCACAGGAATAGTCCAAGGTCTCGTGCTGGAGATGACTATTCGCCAGGAGTATCAGAATTGCACGCAAGATAACCTTGAGGCCTCCTATACCTTTCCAATGGGCTGGGGCGCTAGTTTTATGGATCTCCATGTAGAAATTGCAGGCAAGAGACTTCGCGGCTTAGTCATCGAAAAACAGGCGGCAATTACGGGCTATGAAAAAGCGATTGCTGATGGTGACACCCCCATCATGCTCGAGAAAAACTCCGAAGGCATCTATACCGCCAGTCTGGGTAATCTAAAACCCGGTGAAGCGGCAACTATTGAGTATCGCTATGCGCAATTACTGCAAGTTGAAGAAGGGTGTGCCAGAATTTGCCTACCCACTACCATTGCGCCACGGTACGGAAAAGAGCACTTTGGCGGGATTCAAGAGCATCAAAGCACCCAAGCAGATATGTTGGTGCAGTACCCTCTCACTCTTTCATTGCTGCTTAGTGGCGGTACAGAAAAATGCACGATTGAGTCGCCCAGCCATCACATTGACGTAACGCAAAACACCTCCGGAACAATTGTAGAGCTTACTCGTGATGGATTTTTAGATCGCGACTTTATTCTGAATTTGAGCGGACTCAAAAACCAATCTTTTTACATGATTGCACCCGATAAACATATGGGCTCGGAAGCTTGCACTGTATTAGCTAACTTTAATCCCAATATCGATAACGATAAGTTTGCGCAACCAGTTGCCCTCAAGATATTGGTCGATTGCTCAGGGTCGATGAATGGCGATAGCATTGAATCAGCCAAGGAAGCATTGCATCAGGTTTTAATAAGCCTTAATCCCGATGACCAGCTTAGCTACTCCCAGTTTGGGGATACGGTGGAGCATGCCTTTGAGGGACTTCAATCAGCCACCCCATTTAATGTTGCTGCAGCATCAATTTTTGTTAGTAATACGCAGGCTAATATGGGCGGCACACAGATTGAGTATGCCCTGCTTTCCACCTTTAGACTCAAAGAGAATGATGCTCAGGCAGATATTCTGCTTATTACCGACGGTGAAGTTTGGGATACCGACAACATCATTAAAGCTGCTAAGCAATCTGGGCAACGTATCTTCGCCATTGGCGTTGGCAATGCCCCTGCCGAAACACTCCTGCAAGAACTAGCTGAAGCTACTGGAGGCGCTTGTGAACTAGTACCGCCAAATGGTGATATTCAAACGGCAATTACCCGCATGTTTCATCGACTGCGCCAACCTAGAGCGCGCGATATTCAAATCGATTGGGGTCATGAAGAAAAGCCTGAGTGGGTCAGCGGCATCAGTACAGCTATTTTTAATCTCAACACTAGTCATATATTTGCAGGTTTTAAAACTCCGCCCCAGAACCCCGCTACCCTATCCTTTCAGCTTGGAAGTAATCCTAAAAGATATTCGGTGCAAGCAAGCACTCTAGTCCAGTCAGACTCAAACATCATTTCTCGATTGGGGGCAGCACAAAGGCTTAGAGCGATGTCCGAAGAGAATCAAACGGCCTTAGCCCTCAGTTACCAACTCGTCACCCGAAATACAAATTACCTGCTTACACACATTCGCCCAGAAGATGAAAAAGTAAGCGAATTACCAGAACTACAAAGAGTCACTCAGATGCTAGCTGCAGGCTGGGGTGGCACTGGGGCTAGCAAGGGAATTGATAGACCTGCAGTGTTATTTTCTAGAGGCAGGCAATCAACAACCAATGCATTACAGAGTTCACCGAGAGTCTTTAGAAGCGCAACTAGCTCAAAGATTAGCCTCAAAGATGCTGGAGAGGCATGCGACCTATTGAATGACTTTGCGCCACCAATAAAAGTGGGCCATCAAAAGACTCAAAGACCACTCACGCTTGATGAAATCATCAGCATTGCTAATAAGTGGATTCAAAATCCCGCGGATATTGAGAAATTCATAAGGTTAATCGATGCGCAATTGAGAGACGCAAATCTAACATCCTTATTAAATCAACTTTCACCACTGTTATCTGATAAAGATGCTTGGACCGTCATTCTGTCTTGGCTGCTGATAGACTCGCGCACCAAAGGGAAATGGAAGCCAAAAACGAGGCTGGCAATTGAAGCCATGGCAAATGAATTACCTATGGGCCAGCTTAAGACTTCACTCACTATTGTTAATCTTTGCCTAGGCACTTTATTTGAGACTACTTTACCGATAAAAGCTAAAAGTGCATGGAGCCCCATCAACTGGTTACGCAAATTGGCAGAATAA
- a CDS encoding helix-turn-helix domain-containing protein, whose product METQKLTFDELCALSGLSSRTLRYYTQIGLIDKPIGQTRAAHYTSLHLEKALRIKQLSDSGISLERIRGVLSGETLSLPVRIKRPGHIEVKTHLWIADGVELQVFPESANLSPEQLREFLQNVVQAYEKIAKDSK is encoded by the coding sequence ATGGAAACTCAAAAACTCACCTTTGATGAACTTTGCGCCTTATCGGGCTTAAGTTCACGCACTCTGCGCTACTACACCCAAATTGGCTTAATTGATAAGCCTATAGGGCAAACAAGGGCAGCTCACTACACCAGTCTTCACCTTGAAAAAGCTCTGCGCATCAAGCAATTATCTGATTCAGGTATATCGCTAGAGCGGATACGTGGGGTTTTATCCGGCGAGACTTTGTCCCTACCCGTTCGCATCAAAAGACCGGGTCACATTGAAGTAAAAACCCATCTTTGGATTGCAGATGGTGTTGAGCTCCAGGTCTTCCCAGAATCGGCAAATTTAAGCCCCGAGCAATTGCGTGAGTTTTTACAAAATGTGGTGCAGGCCTACGAAAAGATAGCAAAGGATAGCAAGTGA
- a CDS encoding Panacea domain-containing protein, with protein sequence MRISNLKMQEITFSPSKALESLLYLASKLQDPDIHTLLKLRYFADKAHLSRYGFLASGDKYFAMQFGPVASNTYNIIRAARGEKNDWIHPAFIEAVNGNLEISKDNHKVKALRKPNTELLSKADMECLDEAISEFGSMSFPERTAISHDAAWMTASEAAANDGVDAGHMSVTSIAKTLSNREEILELLQN encoded by the coding sequence ATGAGGATTTCAAATTTGAAAATGCAAGAGATTACCTTCTCCCCCTCCAAAGCGCTTGAGTCGCTTCTATATTTGGCAAGCAAGCTACAAGACCCAGATATTCATACGCTTTTGAAATTGCGCTACTTCGCAGACAAAGCGCACCTATCACGCTACGGCTTTTTAGCAAGTGGCGATAAATACTTTGCAATGCAATTTGGGCCCGTTGCCTCCAACACCTACAACATCATCAGAGCTGCTAGGGGCGAGAAGAATGACTGGATTCACCCTGCCTTCATTGAGGCTGTTAATGGCAATCTTGAAATCAGCAAAGACAATCACAAAGTAAAAGCGCTTAGAAAGCCAAATACTGAACTGCTATCTAAGGCGGACATGGAATGTCTTGATGAAGCAATTTCTGAGTTTGGCTCCATGTCCTTCCCTGAAAGAACGGCCATCAGCCATGATGCTGCTTGGATGACTGCATCTGAAGCTGCGGCCAATGATGGTGTTGATGCCGGACATATGTCGGTAACCTCAATTGCCAAAACCCTAAGCAATAGAGAAGAAATCTTAGAATTACTTCAAAACTAG
- a CDS encoding site-specific DNA-methyltransferase, producing MGLSSQLKQLVDKDEVMDHQADFAESLDVVQDRINQLKAIFPDVFSDGKVNFERLKAALGDELTQTNECYELSWAGKGDARREVQKRTTATLRPDTENSVNWDATQNLYIEGENLEVLRTLQKAYFGKVKMIYIDPPYNTGNDSFVYPDDYSETLKEYQARTGETDEAGFLNKQNLWKKNSKENGQFHSAWLSMMYPRLFLARNLLREDGVIFVSIDDNEAADLKLLMDEIFGEENFVSQFCWQKIHSTKNDAKYVSTNHEYIFMYSKSITCLEVKLLPRTAAMNERYQNLDNDPRGPWASSDLVANEERREGYYEVINPATGAAFNVPSGKHWAYSQANMSQLINESRVWFGRSGDAFPRLKRFLSDVQQGKKVDSLWVSDEVGHNQEAKREIRELLDAPIFDTPKPVKLIKQMLRISSDKDDLILDFFAGSSSTAHSVIELNEEDGGSRQFICVQMPEILEESSEAYRAGYRTIPDIGRTRIKKVIEKVEGKRLADSRQASLPGAEDGPKQALGFNALKLTPSNFKEWRTDINSEEDLLAQLEYHIDSTKPDSEVRCMVYELLLKMALPITTPVKCYEIKSRAKSNHIYIATPENAKSIAIFFDDISEEITEYILREAPAKVICLSKSFADSQALTNFDFQMQGANIALDIL from the coding sequence ATGGGTCTATCTAGTCAATTAAAGCAATTAGTCGATAAAGACGAGGTCATGGACCACCAGGCTGACTTTGCTGAAAGCCTGGATGTAGTTCAAGACCGCATTAATCAATTGAAGGCGATATTTCCCGATGTTTTTAGTGATGGGAAAGTCAATTTTGAACGATTAAAGGCCGCCCTAGGAGATGAGCTGACTCAAACCAACGAGTGTTATGAGTTATCTTGGGCTGGAAAGGGTGATGCGCGAAGAGAGGTTCAAAAAAGAACAACGGCTACATTGCGCCCTGATACTGAAAATAGCGTCAATTGGGATGCCACGCAAAATCTCTACATAGAAGGTGAAAATCTGGAAGTGCTTCGCACATTGCAAAAGGCTTACTTTGGCAAAGTCAAGATGATCTACATAGATCCTCCTTACAACACTGGAAATGATAGCTTCGTCTACCCTGATGATTACAGCGAAACCTTGAAAGAGTATCAAGCCCGTACAGGTGAGACGGATGAAGCTGGATTTTTAAACAAGCAAAATCTTTGGAAAAAAAATTCAAAGGAAAATGGTCAGTTTCATAGCGCCTGGCTTTCAATGATGTATCCACGGCTTTTTCTTGCTCGAAACTTATTGCGTGAAGATGGAGTTATCTTTGTAAGTATTGATGATAACGAAGCGGCAGATTTGAAATTGCTGATGGATGAAATTTTTGGAGAAGAGAATTTTGTAAGTCAGTTTTGCTGGCAAAAAATTCACAGCACAAAAAATGATGCAAAGTATGTATCAACGAATCACGAATACATATTTATGTATTCAAAATCCATTACTTGTTTGGAAGTTAAATTGCTTCCGCGTACTGCGGCCATGAATGAGCGTTATCAAAATTTAGATAACGACCCGAGAGGTCCGTGGGCTTCAAGCGATTTGGTGGCTAATGAAGAAAGGCGCGAAGGATATTATGAGGTAATAAATCCAGCGACAGGAGCGGCCTTCAATGTTCCCAGCGGAAAACATTGGGCTTACTCCCAAGCAAATATGAGCCAACTTATTAATGAAAGCAGAGTTTGGTTTGGCAGGAGCGGCGATGCCTTCCCGCGTTTAAAACGCTTTTTATCTGATGTTCAGCAAGGCAAAAAAGTTGATTCGCTTTGGGTGAGCGATGAAGTTGGTCATAATCAAGAGGCTAAACGTGAAATTAGAGAATTATTGGATGCCCCGATTTTTGATACCCCAAAACCCGTCAAGTTAATTAAACAAATGCTCAGAATTTCTTCTGACAAGGACGATTTGATTCTAGATTTTTTTGCGGGAAGTTCATCAACAGCACATTCTGTGATTGAGCTTAACGAAGAAGACGGCGGAAGTCGTCAATTTATTTGCGTTCAAATGCCTGAAATTTTAGAGGAGTCTAGTGAGGCTTATAGGGCTGGCTACAGAACTATTCCTGACATTGGCCGTACCCGCATTAAAAAGGTAATTGAGAAAGTTGAAGGGAAACGTTTAGCGGACTCTAGGCAGGCAAGCCTTCCGGGTGCTGAAGATGGTCCTAAACAGGCTCTCGGTTTTAATGCTCTCAAGCTAACGCCATCTAATTTCAAGGAGTGGCGCACAGATATAAATAGTGAGGAAGACTTGCTTGCTCAGCTTGAATATCATATTGACAGCACTAAGCCTGATAGCGAGGTGAGATGTATGGTTTATGAATTGTTGTTAAAAATGGCGCTCCCAATTACCACACCCGTCAAATGCTATGAAATCAAGAGTCGCGCCAAGTCTAATCATATTTATATAGCCACACCTGAAAACGCAAAGTCAATTGCAATATTTTTTGATGATATTTCCGAAGAAATTACTGAATACATCCTAAGGGAGGCCCCCGCTAAAGTCATCTGTCTCAGTAAATCATTTGCAGATAGTCAGGCCCTCACTAACTTTGATTTTCAAATGCAGGGCGCTAATATAGCGCTCGACATTTTATAG
- a CDS encoding potassium transporter Kup: MMLAAIGVVFGDIGTSPLYALKECFDPQHGIAYTPEALFGVISMMIWALILVVTVKYVLFVMRADNKGEGGVLSLMALALRSFDNKSKSYYFLMIIGMLGACMLLGESVITPAISVLSAVEGIEIAAPGLSKFVIPISLVILVGLFLIQKYGTAAVGKLFGPITLAWFLTLAALGIINIGNAPEIVAAFNPWYAMNFIIEHPTTAYIVMGAVVLVVTGVEALYLDMGHFGRNPIRYAWLLIVLPSLLINYLGQGALLLSNPEAIKNPFYLMVPDWALWPTVGLATAATVIASQAVISGAYSLVSQAILLGFMPRMNIQHTSDSEQGQIYIPMVNWALLFMVVVTIIEFRESVNLAAAYGISVTSTMLITTILLAVVMFREWKMNIILVSLITVLFFVVDIAFWTANLIKIKDGGWYPLALGLLCFTCLITWYRGRQILRQRAMEEGIQLGSFIESLLKHPPHRVEGTAVFLTAHVDYLPVSFLHNLKHNHVLHERVFFLKVSIWDVPYVNDAERITMKDLGGNIHVVRAIYGFKETPDMGSIIELIEKSSGLRFNLMDTSFFLSRDTIVATELPGMALWRERLFCWMYQNAGRQSDFFKIPANRLVELGAKVEI; this comes from the coding sequence ATGATGCTTGCAGCAATTGGGGTGGTCTTTGGGGATATCGGTACCAGCCCACTCTATGCATTGAAAGAATGCTTCGATCCTCAGCACGGTATTGCATACACACCTGAGGCACTCTTTGGCGTGATCTCCATGATGATCTGGGCTCTCATTTTGGTGGTGACCGTAAAGTACGTTTTATTCGTGATGCGAGCGGACAACAAGGGTGAGGGCGGCGTCCTCTCATTAATGGCTCTGGCTCTACGCTCTTTCGATAACAAATCAAAGAGCTATTACTTCCTCATGATTATTGGCATGTTGGGGGCATGCATGCTGCTGGGTGAGTCTGTCATTACCCCGGCAATTTCTGTTTTATCTGCCGTTGAAGGTATTGAGATTGCGGCGCCTGGGCTAAGTAAATTTGTTATTCCAATTTCATTAGTGATTTTGGTTGGCTTATTTTTGATCCAAAAGTACGGTACCGCTGCCGTTGGTAAGCTGTTTGGCCCAATCACTTTAGCGTGGTTTTTGACTCTTGCTGCCTTAGGCATTATTAATATTGGCAATGCACCAGAGATTGTTGCTGCATTCAATCCTTGGTATGCCATGAATTTCATCATTGAGCACCCAACTACTGCCTATATCGTGATGGGTGCCGTGGTCTTGGTCGTCACTGGTGTTGAGGCTTTGTATTTAGACATGGGTCACTTCGGCCGCAATCCAATTCGTTATGCTTGGTTGCTGATTGTGTTGCCTAGCTTACTAATAAATTATCTGGGTCAAGGCGCTTTACTCCTGTCTAACCCAGAGGCTATTAAAAATCCTTTCTATTTGATGGTGCCTGATTGGGCTTTATGGCCAACGGTAGGTTTGGCAACGGCAGCTACTGTGATTGCCTCGCAGGCAGTCATCTCAGGAGCGTATTCCTTGGTAAGTCAGGCGATCTTGCTCGGTTTTATGCCGCGCATGAATATTCAACACACATCCGATTCTGAGCAGGGCCAGATTTATATTCCGATGGTGAATTGGGCTTTGTTATTTATGGTGGTAGTTACCATTATTGAGTTTAGAGAGTCGGTCAATTTAGCTGCTGCCTACGGCATCTCAGTTACTTCAACGATGTTAATTACGACTATCTTATTGGCTGTAGTGATGTTCCGAGAGTGGAAGATGAACATCATATTAGTCAGTCTGATTACAGTCTTATTCTTTGTTGTTGATATCGCTTTCTGGACCGCAAATTTAATTAAAATTAAAGATGGTGGTTGGTATCCTTTGGCGTTAGGCTTACTGTGCTTTACCTGCCTAATTACTTGGTATAGAGGTCGTCAGATTTTGCGTCAGCGTGCTATGGAAGAGGGCATCCAATTGGGAAGCTTTATTGAATCCCTGCTCAAGCATCCGCCACATCGCGTCGAGGGTACTGCAGTATTCCTTACGGCACACGTTGATTATTTGCCAGTTTCTTTCTTGCACAATCTCAAGCACAACCATGTGTTGCACGAGAGAGTATTTTTTTTGAAGGTCAGCATTTGGGATGTGCCTTATGTAAATGACGCTGAGCGCATCACCATGAAAGACCTTGGTGGCAATATTCATGTAGTGCGCGCAATCTATGGCTTTAAAGAAACTCCAGATATGGGCTCTATTATTGAGTTGATCGAGAAGTCATCCGGACTTCGATTTAACTTGATGGATACCTCATTCTTTTTATCGCGTGACACGATCGTTGCCACAGAACTTCCCGGTATGGCTTTGTGGCGCGAGCGCTTATTCTGCTGGATGTATCAAAATGCTGGCCGTCAATCTGACTTCTTCAAGATTCCGGCTAACCGTTTGGTTGAGCTCGGTGCAAAGGTAGAGATTTGA
- a CDS encoding DEAD/DEAH box helicase family protein, producing the protein MEFIFDHFAPHQLSAIRAVTDVFKGQPNAGGFFDNSQSDIGSVEFGERGIGNRLVLSPEALLKNISEIQKSNGLAESVNLVPRVDISEELSAKGVDLNISVEMETGTGKTYSYIRTIYELYKTYGFCKFVIVVPSVAIREGTLKNLEITAKEMRALYGVPANYTVWDSANRNALRNFSASNSLQILIINIDSFASDSNIINTVTEQGVKPIEFLQATNPIVIVDEPQNMETPIRRRAIDNLNPLCTLRYSATHKNPYNLISRLTPVDAYNAGLVKQIQVDGITAEQNYNAAFVALKEIQCGKARLKAKVTIFVNGEAGSVNQKDVVLSLGDDLFIKSNRREIYRDGFILESIEADKGLIEFSGGLILRVGDSQGGFTDELQQFQIERTVRWHFERAKKLHPLGIKVLSLFFIDKVANYRSPEGKAKFEGYFEEAFTKYSKKSEYEGLIPYGADEVHRGYFSQDKKGVLKDTKGVTKDDEDTYSLIMKNKEALLNLENPVQFIFSHSALREGWDNPNVFQICTLNESVSEVKKRQEVGRGLRLPVNSDGQRIVDKDINLLTVIANESYEAFTRALQTEIEEDTGIPFTGKIADANRAKVQVRYTKAALTRENYPLLFDLWDRVSFHTRYAVSYEEATLVSKAIDFLKDKNHYPTVTRLTLQSNTAKIQMSGEGLLAQSTSNALRETQGRANAIPDVFGFIQSRIKLSRSSIAGLFKGCGRIDELMINPQRFLEYVVAVFERAKNEILYEGGVKYEKGPAWDASYTQKLFTDELGEVLQDQVLEVRPDFADKTAFNYYRTDSAIEDNFARDCEVNEAVKFFFKIPKGFKIPTPIGNYTPDWAVVLEHDSKLYFVSETKGTLDPGKLRDEERFKIRMGSQFFSALQTDIGYKLAVKASDLIKSA; encoded by the coding sequence ATGGAATTCATATTTGACCACTTCGCTCCTCATCAATTAAGTGCTATTCGTGCTGTCACTGATGTGTTTAAGGGGCAGCCTAATGCTGGCGGGTTTTTTGATAACTCGCAATCTGATATTGGCTCTGTAGAGTTTGGTGAGCGGGGTATTGGAAATCGCTTGGTACTAAGCCCAGAAGCCCTATTAAAAAATATTTCCGAAATTCAGAAATCCAATGGACTGGCTGAATCGGTTAATTTAGTTCCCAGGGTTGACATAAGCGAGGAGCTCAGTGCCAAGGGGGTTGATTTAAATATTTCGGTTGAGATGGAGACGGGTACTGGGAAAACGTATAGCTACATAAGAACCATTTACGAGCTTTATAAAACCTATGGTTTTTGTAAATTCGTCATTGTTGTTCCTTCGGTGGCCATTCGTGAGGGTACTTTAAAGAATTTAGAAATTACCGCCAAGGAGATGAGAGCCTTATATGGCGTTCCTGCAAACTACACCGTTTGGGATAGCGCAAATCGTAATGCATTGCGTAATTTTTCTGCGTCTAATTCACTTCAAATCTTAATTATTAATATTGATAGTTTCGCTAGCGATAGCAACATTATCAATACTGTTACAGAGCAAGGTGTTAAGCCAATCGAGTTTTTGCAAGCCACCAATCCTATTGTGATAGTTGATGAGCCGCAAAACATGGAGACACCAATTCGTAGGAGGGCGATTGATAATCTTAATCCCCTCTGCACTCTTAGGTATAGCGCTACCCATAAGAATCCTTACAACCTTATTTCGAGATTAACCCCGGTTGACGCCTATAACGCAGGTTTAGTAAAGCAGATTCAGGTTGATGGTATTACGGCAGAGCAAAACTACAATGCTGCTTTTGTTGCGCTTAAAGAAATTCAGTGTGGTAAAGCGAGGCTCAAGGCAAAAGTTACTATTTTCGTAAATGGCGAGGCTGGTAGCGTCAATCAAAAGGATGTAGTTTTGAGTTTGGGGGATGATCTATTTATTAAATCTAATCGCCGTGAGATTTATCGAGATGGCTTTATCTTAGAAAGCATTGAGGCTGATAAGGGGCTGATTGAATTTTCAGGTGGCCTTATCCTTCGGGTGGGTGATTCTCAGGGCGGATTTACGGATGAATTGCAGCAATTCCAAATTGAGCGTACTGTGCGCTGGCATTTCGAGCGCGCCAAAAAATTACATCCCTTAGGTATCAAAGTTCTTTCACTATTTTTTATTGATAAAGTCGCAAACTATCGCAGCCCTGAAGGTAAGGCTAAGTTTGAGGGGTATTTTGAAGAGGCATTTACCAAATACAGTAAAAAATCTGAATATGAGGGACTCATTCCATACGGCGCTGATGAAGTTCACCGTGGATACTTTTCGCAAGATAAAAAAGGAGTCTTAAAGGATACCAAAGGCGTTACCAAGGATGATGAGGATACCTATAGCCTCATTATGAAAAATAAAGAGGCGTTACTCAACCTGGAAAACCCGGTTCAATTCATCTTTTCTCATAGTGCGCTACGTGAGGGCTGGGACAACCCTAATGTGTTTCAAATTTGTACTCTTAACGAGAGTGTTAGCGAAGTTAAGAAGCGCCAAGAAGTGGGGCGCGGTCTGCGTCTGCCGGTCAATAGTGACGGGCAGAGGATTGTCGATAAGGACATCAATTTATTAACCGTAATTGCAAATGAGAGTTATGAGGCCTTTACTCGCGCCCTTCAAACGGAGATAGAGGAGGATACGGGCATCCCTTTCACCGGGAAGATTGCTGACGCTAATCGAGCAAAGGTTCAGGTACGGTATACAAAGGCCGCTTTGACCCGAGAAAATTATCCCTTGTTATTTGACTTATGGGATAGGGTTAGTTTTCATACTCGGTATGCAGTTTCGTATGAGGAGGCGACTTTGGTTAGTAAAGCCATTGATTTCCTTAAAGATAAGAATCATTACCCGACCGTTACTCGCTTAACACTGCAATCGAATACTGCCAAAATCCAGATGAGTGGTGAGGGTTTATTGGCTCAGAGCACTAGTAATGCCCTAAGAGAAACTCAAGGTAGAGCAAATGCAATTCCTGATGTTTTTGGTTTTATTCAAAGTCGCATTAAGCTCTCTCGCTCTTCAATAGCGGGGTTGTTTAAAGGGTGTGGGCGTATTGACGAACTCATGATTAATCCACAACGTTTTTTAGAGTATGTTGTTGCGGTTTTTGAGCGCGCTAAAAATGAAATCTTGTATGAGGGCGGCGTTAAATATGAAAAGGGCCCTGCATGGGACGCTAGCTATACCCAAAAGCTTTTCACCGATGAACTAGGTGAGGTGCTTCAAGATCAGGTATTGGAAGTCAGGCCAGATTTTGCGGATAAGACGGCATTTAATTACTATCGAACAGATAGCGCTATTGAGGATAATTTTGCTCGCGATTGCGAGGTTAACGAGGCAGTTAAATTCTTCTTTAAAATTCCTAAGGGCTTTAAGATACCCACTCCAATAGGAAACTACACGCCGGACTGGGCTGTAGTCTTGGAGCATGACAGTAAACTCTACTTTGTTTCTGAAACCAAGGGCACCTTAGATCCCGGGAAATTGCGTGATGAAGAGAGATTCAAGATTCGGATGGGGAGTCAATTTTTCAGTGCCTTACAAACTGATATTGGTTATAAATTAGCGGTTAAGGCAAGCGATTTAATTAAGTCGGCTTGA